A stretch of Shewanella dokdonensis DNA encodes these proteins:
- the rpmE gene encoding 50S ribosomal protein L31 yields the protein MKPGIHPDYAEITATCTCGNVIKVHSTAGRDLHLDVCGACHPFYTGTQKVVDTGGRIEKFNKRFGMLGKK from the coding sequence ATGAAACCAGGTATTCATCCTGACTATGCAGAAATCACTGCTACCTGCACTTGCGGTAACGTGATCAAAGTTCATTCCACTGCAGGTAGAGATCTGCACTTGGACGTATGTGGTGCTTGCCACCCATTCTACACCGGTACTCAGAAAGTTGTTGATACCGGCGGCCGTATTGAAAAGTTCAACAAACGCTTCGGCATGTTGGGCAAAAAATAA
- a CDS encoding malic enzyme-like NAD(P)-binding protein → MSDLRQKALDYHQFPVPGKTAVALTKAASTSLDLALAYSPGVAEPVREIAANAAEAYRYTNKGNTVAVITNGTAILGLGNLGPLASKPVMEGKALLFKRFANIDATDIEVKHRTNEEFINTVAAIADTFGGINLEDIKAPECFEIEQELIKRCSIPVFHDDQHGTAIVTAAGMLNALEIQGKQIAQAVFVCMGAGAAAVACMSLLVKCGALRENIYMLDRKGVIHSRRSDLNEYKSLFANNTDKRTLHDVIQGADVFLGVSGANVLSADDIALMAERPIVFACSNPDPEIKPELAHAVRKDLIMGTGRSDYPNQVNNVLCFPFIFRGALDVRARRINDEMKLAAVHAIAGLAREAVPAEVLAAYPDVNSLSFGPEYVLPKPMDPRLLPRVARAVAEAAIASGSAQVTELPADYLR, encoded by the coding sequence ATGAGCGATTTACGTCAGAAAGCACTTGATTACCATCAGTTCCCCGTTCCCGGAAAAACCGCCGTTGCCTTGACGAAAGCGGCTAGCACCAGTTTGGATTTGGCCTTGGCATACAGCCCCGGCGTGGCAGAGCCAGTGCGAGAAATCGCCGCCAACGCTGCCGAGGCTTACCGCTATACCAATAAAGGCAATACCGTAGCGGTGATCACCAATGGCACCGCTATTTTAGGGCTAGGTAATCTTGGGCCTTTAGCTTCGAAACCGGTGATGGAAGGTAAAGCACTGTTATTCAAACGCTTTGCTAATATCGATGCTACCGATATTGAAGTGAAACACCGTACCAATGAAGAATTTATCAACACGGTGGCGGCCATTGCCGATACTTTTGGCGGTATCAACCTGGAAGATATTAAGGCGCCAGAGTGTTTTGAAATTGAACAGGAACTGATTAAGCGTTGCAGTATTCCGGTGTTCCACGATGATCAGCATGGTACCGCTATTGTCACCGCGGCGGGGATGCTGAATGCGTTGGAAATTCAGGGCAAGCAGATCGCGCAAGCGGTATTTGTTTGCATGGGTGCGGGCGCTGCGGCCGTTGCCTGTATGTCGCTGCTGGTTAAGTGTGGGGCATTACGGGAAAACATCTATATGCTCGATCGTAAAGGCGTTATCCATAGCCGCCGCAGCGATCTTAACGAATATAAATCGTTGTTTGCCAACAACACTGACAAACGCACCCTGCATGATGTTATTCAAGGGGCGGATGTGTTTCTTGGGGTGTCTGGCGCCAATGTGTTAAGCGCCGACGATATTGCACTCATGGCAGAACGGCCAATTGTGTTTGCCTGTTCAAATCCAGATCCAGAAATCAAACCGGAACTGGCCCATGCGGTGCGTAAAGACTTAATCATGGGCACTGGTCGCAGTGATTATCCTAATCAAGTCAACAATGTGCTGTGTTTCCCATTTATCTTCCGTGGGGCGCTGGATGTCAGAGCACGGCGCATCAATGATGAGATGAAACTGGCGGCGGTGCATGCCATTGCCGGTTTGGCTCGGGAAGCGGTTCCCGCCGAAGTGTTGGCTGCTTATCCAGATGTTAATTCGCTCAGTTTTGGGCCTGAATATGTGTTGCCAAAGCCGATGGACCCACGGCTGCTGCCGCGAGTAGCCCGAGCGGTTGCTGAAGCAGCGATTGCTTCTGGCAGTGCCCAGGTGACTGAGCTGCCGGCAGATTATCTGCGCTGA
- the csrD gene encoding RNase E specificity factor CsrD has protein sequence MNLTRMLTTRLTRFWLWSLLALLVIGLLFTFVGYWRIVSQQQQQQLNVIQQQLLQHYRDGQLTQADNWLPPLLALTDITEVRIWQGTQLRQQFSRAHASNGQRSMRLLLDEQADIWAELRLRSPWQHYFPSSGDWWLLLTTLLLLLLLLRLGYLWYSQQLQGMETVADRCRLILKGRYPQARNLSSVSHPRFINRALSKLLDELADARKERARFDNFIRSNTFLDHETHIGNRLFLDNRLNALSNAQGMMAHGVLLLLEFEELEQLSGEGQMGDYLNLNVAHISRLLHSQANSVFARRSYNQLAIVVTQISLAEAEQLAAKLIKLCTSLLPRELQNRSNSCHLGGAYFKLGDNQQQLLEEAEMALRAAQIQGVSTWFMYDKGAVDAEFARGSVRWRSFLELALEQRRFVVFAQPVFDTEGKLHHQEIFTRAKEPNGTLVRATLFLPMAAKCGLLPKIERQTIEKVVYELLPKANAEAIFSVNLSEDTLMNNDFMRWLRTLLLEHRDLAPRLIFEVDEAVASRCQQELQPKLRLIRKMGARLCVDHVGLQVVSSQYITEGSFALLKLHRSLIKQIHLRAENQLFIRSLLGGLHQTDVEVIAEGVEQFEEWQTLRVLGVSAAQGPWFADPEPAAVS, from the coding sequence ATGAATCTTACCCGTATGCTGACAACCCGACTGACCCGCTTCTGGTTGTGGTCATTGCTGGCGTTGTTGGTTATTGGTTTGCTATTCACTTTTGTTGGCTACTGGCGCATTGTCAGCCAGCAGCAACAGCAACAGCTAAATGTGATACAGCAACAGTTGTTGCAACATTATCGGGATGGGCAGCTAACCCAGGCCGATAATTGGTTACCACCGCTATTGGCACTGACCGATATTACCGAAGTGCGGATCTGGCAAGGGACACAACTGCGACAACAATTTAGTCGCGCTCATGCCTCAAACGGCCAGCGTAGCATGCGTCTGTTGTTGGATGAACAGGCGGATATCTGGGCTGAATTGCGACTGCGCTCGCCATGGCAGCATTATTTCCCATCGAGCGGTGACTGGTGGTTATTACTGACAACGCTGTTGTTACTCTTGCTGCTGTTGCGACTCGGATATCTGTGGTATTCGCAGCAACTGCAAGGGATGGAAACCGTTGCCGACCGCTGCCGCTTGATCCTCAAAGGGCGTTACCCGCAAGCACGTAATCTAAGCAGTGTTAGTCATCCTCGTTTTATCAACCGGGCGTTAAGTAAGTTACTGGATGAGCTTGCCGATGCCCGTAAAGAGCGTGCTCGTTTTGATAATTTCATCCGCAGCAATACTTTTCTGGATCATGAAACCCATATCGGCAACCGCCTGTTTTTAGACAACCGTCTGAATGCGCTAAGTAATGCACAGGGCATGATGGCGCATGGCGTATTGTTGTTACTGGAATTTGAAGAGTTGGAGCAGCTCAGCGGCGAAGGGCAAATGGGCGATTATCTCAATCTCAATGTTGCCCATATCAGTCGGTTGTTACATAGCCAAGCCAACAGTGTGTTCGCCCGCCGCAGTTACAATCAGTTGGCGATTGTGGTGACTCAAATCAGTCTGGCAGAAGCGGAGCAGCTAGCGGCCAAGTTGATTAAACTGTGCACCAGCCTGTTACCACGCGAACTGCAAAACCGTAGTAACAGTTGTCATCTTGGTGGTGCATATTTCAAGTTGGGCGATAACCAACAACAGTTGTTGGAAGAAGCTGAAATGGCCCTCAGAGCCGCACAGATCCAAGGCGTTAGCACTTGGTTTATGTATGATAAAGGGGCGGTCGATGCTGAGTTTGCCAGAGGCTCCGTGCGTTGGCGTAGCTTTTTGGAACTGGCATTAGAACAGCGGCGTTTTGTTGTATTTGCGCAGCCGGTTTTTGATACGGAAGGTAAGCTACATCACCAGGAAATATTTACCCGCGCTAAGGAACCCAATGGTACTTTGGTGCGAGCGACCCTGTTTTTGCCAATGGCGGCAAAATGTGGCTTGTTGCCTAAAATTGAACGACAAACGATAGAAAAAGTGGTTTATGAACTACTGCCTAAAGCCAACGCCGAGGCGATTTTCAGCGTGAATCTCTCGGAAGATACACTGATGAATAATGATTTCATGCGTTGGCTGCGTACTTTATTACTGGAACATCGGGATTTGGCGCCGCGGCTGATCTTCGAAGTGGATGAAGCGGTTGCCAGCCGTTGCCAGCAGGAATTACAACCTAAGCTACGGCTGATCCGCAAAATGGGCGCCCGCTTGTGTGTCGATCATGTGGGCTTGCAGGTGGTCAGCAGCCAGTACATCACTGAAGGTAGTTTTGCGCTGTTAAAGTTACATCGTTCGCTGATCAAACAGATCCACCTGCGGGCTGAGAATCAACTGTTTATCCGTAGTTTGCTCGGTGGTTTGCATCAAACCGATGTGGAAGTGATCGCCGAGGGCGTTGAACAGTTTGAAGAGTGGCAGACATTACGGGTGTTGGGGGTCAGTGCCGCACAAGGCCCTTGGTTTGCTGATCCAGAACCGGCCGCGGTGAGTTAA
- a CDS encoding MSHA biogenesis protein MshI, whose translation MKSRLAVTPTGIFLGDDTAWVYRSAAGQTPYSASYPHSQNWSALFNRIAADIGPSLIQLVLCPTFYQLVTADKPAVAAEEVAQALLWSVKDMVAMPPQNIHLDYFESSLTNSNKLQVVITDKAVLSAIAQSADAAGMRFAGISVEELMPTNLFADESHARLVISHVPAEDVLLTVVRAGELCMHRRIRGFRELDNVDADALHLGVADNLSLEIQRSMDFFESQLRQPPVAAIDLLVQGATDALVKAVSANFNQPVQATACEQVGAKMAALAFAELQRERA comes from the coding sequence ATGAAATCTCGTTTGGCAGTAACACCTACCGGGATTTTTCTGGGAGATGACACCGCCTGGGTATACCGTTCGGCGGCGGGACAAACGCCCTACAGCGCCAGTTATCCCCACAGCCAAAATTGGTCTGCACTGTTTAACCGCATCGCTGCCGACATCGGCCCATCACTGATCCAGTTGGTTCTCTGCCCGACATTTTATCAATTGGTTACGGCGGATAAACCAGCAGTGGCTGCCGAAGAAGTGGCACAGGCATTACTCTGGTCGGTTAAAGATATGGTGGCAATGCCGCCACAGAATATTCATCTGGATTATTTTGAGTCGTCACTGACCAATAGCAACAAGTTACAAGTGGTTATTACGGATAAAGCCGTGTTGTCAGCTATTGCCCAAAGTGCTGATGCGGCGGGTATGCGTTTTGCCGGCATCTCAGTGGAAGAGTTGATGCCAACCAACCTGTTTGCTGATGAGTCACATGCCAGACTGGTTATCAGTCATGTCCCCGCTGAAGATGTACTGCTGACGGTGGTGCGTGCCGGGGAATTGTGTATGCATCGACGCATCCGTGGTTTTCGGGAACTGGATAATGTTGATGCCGATGCCCTGCATTTGGGAGTTGCGGATAATCTTAGCCTAGAGATCCAGCGCTCCATGGATTTCTTTGAAAGCCAACTGCGGCAACCGCCGGTAGCGGCTATCGACCTGCTGGTACAGGGCGCAACGGATGCCTTGGTCAAAGCGGTTTCCGCGAATTTCAACCAGCCAGTACAGGCAACGGCCTGTGAACAGGTGGGCGCGAAAATGGCGGCGTTAGCGTTTGCCGAATTACAGCGGGAGAGGGCATGA
- a CDS encoding PilN domain-containing protein, which translates to MFLAFGWWQQQQVNQQLQTLQQQNATLEQQKNSLQQALSKHQPDAALQAKLSQMTQEQQLKTLLLTELAKREQFKSSGFTNMLEELAKVADGSVWLSHIHLAPQNLLFEGYTLKPENVPNWVVRLSDTESFKGKAFASMTMNRGEQQPLAFRLTTAAKEAEKQ; encoded by the coding sequence GTGTTCCTAGCATTTGGCTGGTGGCAACAGCAACAAGTCAATCAGCAACTGCAAACGTTACAGCAACAAAATGCCACGCTAGAACAACAGAAAAATAGTCTGCAACAGGCGCTGAGCAAACATCAGCCGGACGCCGCTCTACAGGCAAAACTAAGCCAGATGACTCAGGAGCAGCAGCTTAAAACACTGCTATTAACGGAACTGGCTAAGCGTGAGCAATTCAAGTCATCGGGGTTTACCAACATGCTAGAGGAGTTGGCCAAGGTGGCCGATGGTAGTGTCTGGTTATCCCATATCCATTTAGCACCACAAAACCTGTTGTTTGAAGGTTATACCCTGAAGCCAGAAAATGTGCCTAACTGGGTGGTGCGTCTCAGTGACACCGAAAGTTTTAAAGGTAAAGCGTTCGCTTCAATGACCATGAATCGTGGCGAGCAACAACCGTTGGCCTTCCGGCTGACCACGGCGGCGAAGGAGGCAGAAAAACAATGA
- a CDS encoding MSHA biogenesis protein MshK yields the protein MWQLINVAVLALLILAAPAKAASLRDPTMPPVGMTSVNTTHSGTAESLVLNSIIQGATGAKAIINNQLYRQGARLQGTAIRYIGANEVLLADGRRLQLFKKITEPNKKR from the coding sequence GTGTGGCAACTCATTAATGTGGCCGTATTGGCACTGTTGATACTGGCAGCACCCGCCAAGGCCGCCAGTTTGCGTGACCCCACTATGCCTCCCGTAGGGATGACAAGTGTTAACACCACTCACAGTGGCACGGCTGAGTCGCTGGTATTGAACAGCATTATTCAAGGGGCTACTGGAGCCAAAGCGATTATTAACAATCAGTTGTATCGCCAAGGTGCGCGACTGCAAGGTACGGCAATCCGCTATATTGGCGCTAACGAAGTGCTGTTGGCAGATGGCCGCAGGTTACAGTTGTTCAAAAAAATCACCGAGCCAAATAAGAAGAGATAA
- the mshL gene encoding pilus (MSHA type) biogenesis protein MshL: MSKLIFILPLLAVTLAACQTTRPAPEASRSALRESLQPATAKPVPPAAPLPQQLQQELTGNNLLSGLDTQVAAERRFNVSAHDVDAKVFFASLVEGTPLSVAVHPNVSGTISLSLKGVTLSEVLKVVQDIYGYEISRDGKVLQVFPAGMRTETFPVNYLDMERVGLSLTSVSSGRISDGNNNNNNNQNNRTGNSSFSSKFDSSGYSNNRDSNSRSNSTNGTFISSETKTDFWTQLQKTLEAIVGSGDGRGVVVSPQAGLVTIRAYPDELRQIHSFLKQSEDHLQRQVILEAKILEVRLSDGYQQGIQWQNVLGSALAHGNTSVSFNTSPGQFSDTISQSLGGVTSLSLTGSDFSALISLLDTQGDVDVLSSPRVTASNNQKAVIKVGTDEYYVTDVSSTTVASSATSVTTPDVQLTPFFSGIALDVTPQIDDNGNVLLHVHPSVTEVNDQQKSIQVGDSTLDLPLAQSQIRESDTVIRAKSGDVVVIGGLMKSDTSEKVSKVPLLGDVPLLGQLFTNKVKAVQKTELVILLKPTVVEGDTWKQELKRSQSLLDRWYPQSN; encoded by the coding sequence ATGAGCAAACTTATTTTTATTCTGCCTTTGCTTGCGGTGACGCTGGCGGCCTGTCAGACCACACGTCCGGCACCAGAAGCTTCTCGCTCGGCTCTGCGGGAATCTTTACAACCGGCAACGGCGAAACCTGTGCCACCCGCAGCGCCCTTGCCGCAGCAGTTACAACAAGAATTGACAGGAAATAATCTGCTCAGTGGCCTTGATACCCAAGTGGCGGCGGAACGTCGTTTCAACGTGTCTGCGCACGATGTGGATGCCAAAGTATTTTTTGCCAGCTTAGTTGAAGGAACACCACTCAGTGTTGCGGTGCACCCTAATGTTAGCGGCACCATTTCCTTATCGTTGAAAGGAGTCACGCTCAGTGAAGTGCTGAAAGTCGTGCAGGATATCTACGGCTATGAAATCAGCCGCGATGGCAAAGTGCTACAGGTGTTCCCGGCGGGCATGCGCACTGAAACCTTCCCGGTGAATTATCTGGATATGGAACGGGTGGGGTTGTCGTTGACTTCGGTCAGTTCTGGCCGTATCAGTGATGGCAACAACAATAATAACAATAACCAAAATAACCGAACAGGAAACAGCTCGTTTTCGTCCAAGTTTGATTCATCAGGTTATAGCAATAACCGTGATAGCAATAGCCGCAGCAACAGCACTAATGGCACTTTTATCAGTTCCGAAACCAAAACTGACTTCTGGACGCAACTGCAAAAGACTCTTGAAGCTATTGTCGGGTCGGGTGATGGTCGTGGCGTTGTGGTCAGCCCGCAGGCCGGACTGGTAACTATACGCGCCTATCCCGATGAATTACGCCAGATCCATAGCTTCTTGAAACAATCGGAAGATCATCTGCAACGCCAGGTGATCCTAGAAGCGAAAATCTTGGAAGTGCGACTGTCTGATGGCTACCAACAAGGGATCCAGTGGCAGAATGTGCTCGGCAGTGCTTTAGCGCATGGCAACACCTCTGTAAGTTTCAATACCAGCCCTGGACAGTTTAGTGACACTATCAGTCAGTCATTGGGCGGTGTGACCTCTTTGTCATTAACGGGGTCGGATTTCTCGGCGCTGATCAGCTTGCTCGATACGCAAGGCGATGTAGACGTATTGTCTAGCCCAAGGGTGACAGCTTCCAACAATCAAAAGGCGGTGATTAAAGTCGGTACCGATGAATACTATGTCACCGATGTTTCTTCTACTACCGTAGCCAGCTCTGCCACATCCGTCACCACGCCAGATGTGCAGTTAACCCCGTTTTTCTCGGGCATTGCGCTGGACGTGACCCCTCAGATTGATGATAACGGCAATGTATTACTGCATGTTCACCCCTCAGTCACCGAGGTGAATGACCAGCAAAAGAGTATCCAAGTGGGCGATTCAACGCTGGATCTGCCATTAGCTCAGAGTCAGATCCGTGAGTCTGACACTGTCATTCGCGCTAAATCAGGTGATGTGGTGGTGATTGGCGGCCTGATGAAAAGTGATACCTCAGAGAAAGTCTCCAAAGTGCCGTTATTGGGCGATGTGCCCCTTTTAGGACAACTGTTTACCAACAAGGTTAAAGCGGTGCAGAAAACCGAACTGGTGATCTTGCTAAAACCAACTGTGGTAGAAGGTGATACCTGGAAACAGGAATTAAAGCGTTCACAATCCCTGCTGGATCGCTGGTATCCGCAGAGTAACTAA
- a CDS encoding tetratricopeptide repeat protein, whose protein sequence is MSVVNQMLKDLDKRQQPHALSGVPQHTAVPLSASQPWRLLWLGLIAGVLLVAVGIYGWTIFNNRPHAGTVSPSAPQMSALPTPAVAAASATETQTVAAPTVTTETPQAALAPTTVTQETAAQPTATAVPITTHVDAASRPSSAVAAPTITPEVAVAAELPKANRQTASDTDGNPQTAVADARKPSINAAAVKPTETATTGKMQITEVKLTPEQLAQRQYQAGMNAQQNGDMATAVAALQRALELYPALHSARTQLAALYYGAGQLTDAAALLQNGVNHYPSQQQFWLLLGRVQLAQGKSAEAQASLQHIADTSELATDKWLTLAKLGQQNSDWVLMQQSYQKLVASAANDGRWWLGLAHAQDAASDYPAALASYRQALQRDNLSLDARAYIENRIAQIGDRQ, encoded by the coding sequence GTGAGCGTTGTCAATCAGATGCTAAAAGATCTCGACAAGCGCCAGCAACCGCATGCCTTGTCTGGCGTGCCACAACATACCGCAGTGCCGCTCTCAGCATCACAGCCCTGGCGGTTACTCTGGTTAGGACTTATCGCTGGTGTGCTGCTAGTCGCCGTGGGCATTTATGGTTGGACCATCTTTAACAACCGTCCTCATGCCGGCACTGTTTCACCGTCAGCGCCACAAATGTCAGCACTGCCAACGCCAGCGGTGGCGGCTGCAAGCGCGACCGAAACTCAGACAGTTGCCGCGCCAACCGTTACAACGGAAACTCCTCAAGCAGCACTAGCACCAACAACGGTTACTCAAGAAACGGCAGCGCAGCCAACAGCGACTGCTGTGCCTATAACGACTCATGTAGATGCGGCATCACGCCCGTCTTCTGCTGTTGCTGCGCCCACCATAACTCCTGAGGTTGCGGTAGCCGCAGAGTTGCCAAAAGCTAACCGCCAAACCGCGAGTGATACAGACGGTAATCCGCAAACCGCAGTAGCAGACGCTCGCAAACCCAGTATTAACGCTGCCGCAGTCAAACCAACAGAGACAGCAACTACCGGCAAGATGCAGATCACTGAAGTCAAGTTGACGCCGGAACAACTGGCGCAGCGGCAATATCAGGCCGGCATGAATGCCCAGCAAAACGGTGATATGGCTACCGCAGTTGCCGCCTTGCAGCGGGCGCTGGAGTTGTATCCGGCATTGCATTCCGCTCGTACACAGTTAGCGGCGCTTTATTACGGTGCCGGACAGTTAACCGATGCTGCCGCCTTGCTGCAAAACGGAGTTAATCATTATCCCTCACAGCAGCAGTTTTGGTTGCTGCTGGGTCGCGTACAACTGGCGCAGGGCAAATCTGCCGAGGCACAGGCCAGTTTGCAACATATTGCTGATACGTCCGAGTTGGCCACCGATAAATGGCTAACCTTGGCTAAACTTGGGCAGCAGAACAGTGACTGGGTGTTAATGCAGCAGAGCTATCAGAAACTGGTTGCCTCGGCTGCCAATGATGGCCGCTGGTGGCTGGGCTTGGCACATGCGCAGGACGCCGCTAGCGACTATCCGGCCGCGCTGGCGTCATACCGTCAGGCATTGCAACGCGACAACCTGTCGCTAGATGCCCGCGCTTATATTGAAAACCGAATTGCCCAGATAGGAGACCGTCAGTGA
- a CDS encoding type II secretion system F family protein, with translation MALYEYRGRDGSGVAVNGTLEATSESAAADMLLARAVIPLQLREIKPRQQLDLSSLLKRKVRLDELQIFTRQMYSLTRSGIPILRAIAGLSETTHSQRMKEALQDVSEQLTAGHTLSSAMNHHPDVFDALFVSMVHVGENTGKLEDAFMQLSVYLEREQETRRRIKSAMRYPTFVLIAVALAMVILNIMVIPKFADMFARFHAELPLPTRILIGTSNLFVNYWPLMLFALLLAIVGIRYWHRTEKGEKQWDQWKLHIPAVGSIIERSTLARYCRSFAMMLSAGVPMTQALSLVADAVDNSYMHDKIVDMRRGIEAGESMLRVSNTSHLFTPLVLQMVAVGEETGQIDQLLNDAADFYEGEVDFDLKNLTAKLEPILIGFVAAIVLVLALGIYLPMWDMLSVVKGGR, from the coding sequence ATGGCGCTATATGAATATCGCGGACGCGATGGCAGCGGGGTGGCGGTCAATGGCACATTGGAAGCAACATCCGAGAGTGCGGCTGCCGATATGCTGTTGGCAAGGGCGGTTATTCCATTGCAGTTACGCGAAATCAAACCGCGACAACAGTTGGATTTATCTAGCCTGTTAAAGCGCAAAGTCCGGCTGGATGAACTACAAATTTTTACCCGGCAAATGTATTCGCTGACCCGCAGCGGTATCCCAATACTGCGGGCTATTGCTGGACTGTCGGAAACCACCCATTCACAGCGAATGAAAGAAGCGCTGCAAGATGTTTCTGAGCAACTTACTGCCGGGCATACCCTGTCGTCAGCGATGAACCATCACCCTGATGTGTTTGACGCCTTGTTTGTCTCTATGGTGCATGTTGGGGAAAACACCGGCAAACTGGAAGACGCCTTTATGCAACTGTCGGTGTATCTCGAGCGGGAGCAGGAGACACGGCGACGGATTAAATCGGCAATGCGTTACCCAACTTTTGTGTTGATCGCGGTCGCGTTGGCGATGGTGATCCTCAATATTATGGTGATCCCCAAATTTGCTGATATGTTTGCCCGTTTTCACGCCGAACTGCCGTTACCCACCCGCATTTTGATCGGTACTTCCAACTTGTTTGTGAATTACTGGCCGCTGATGCTATTTGCGCTGCTGCTGGCAATTGTGGGGATCCGCTACTGGCACCGCACCGAAAAAGGCGAGAAGCAATGGGATCAGTGGAAGCTGCATATCCCGGCAGTGGGTTCCATTATCGAACGTTCCACCTTGGCGCGTTACTGCCGTAGTTTTGCCATGATGCTGAGTGCCGGGGTGCCCATGACACAGGCGTTGAGTCTAGTGGCCGATGCGGTGGATAACAGTTATATGCACGACAAGATTGTTGATATGCGGCGCGGCATTGAAGCTGGCGAGTCGATGTTGCGGGTCTCTAACACCAGCCATCTGTTCACCCCGTTGGTATTACAGATGGTGGCGGTCGGGGAAGAAACGGGGCAGATAGACCAATTGTTGAATGATGCCGCCGATTTTTATGAAGGTGAAGTGGATTTCGATTTGAAGAATCTCACCGCCAAGCTGGAACCGATTCTTATCGGTTTTGTGGCGGCCATTGTATTGGTGCTGGCGCTGGGGATCTACCTGCCGATGTGGGATATGCTCAGTGTGGTCAAGGGCGGCCGATAA
- a CDS encoding MSHA biogenesis protein MshF yields MAAQRSADDSLMSIYRQLIALALLLLLLGIIGIRYFNGLQQVADNSLQLEHNRLLNVLAMVRSQWLSQGKPSTLLADWQLSGVPQQDALLMDKGGWPLPATFDAAGCQQLWQQLLGASVAQAGITVSYQTDAQQCDYQSSSGPSIRYQLRNGRVIFLTAKAEQ; encoded by the coding sequence ATGGCAGCGCAGCGCAGTGCCGATGACAGCCTGATGTCGATATATCGCCAGCTTATTGCCTTGGCGCTGTTGTTGTTACTCCTGGGGATTATCGGTATCCGCTACTTTAATGGCTTGCAGCAAGTGGCAGACAACAGTTTACAGCTGGAGCATAACCGTTTACTGAATGTGTTAGCCATGGTGCGCTCACAGTGGCTCAGCCAGGGCAAACCCTCCACCTTACTGGCTGACTGGCAACTGTCAGGAGTGCCTCAGCAAGATGCACTGTTGATGGATAAGGGCGGCTGGCCGTTGCCTGCGACCTTTGATGCCGCGGGTTGCCAGCAACTCTGGCAACAGCTATTAGGAGCTTCGGTGGCGCAGGCTGGTATTACGGTGAGTTATCAGACGGATGCACAGCAGTGCGATTATCAGAGCAGTTCTGGGCCAAGTATCCGCTACCAGTTGCGTAACGGTAGAGTCATTTTTTTGACTGCCAAAGCAGAACAATGA
- a CDS encoding pilus assembly FimT family protein produces the protein MKRNVQGFSLIELVIVIVILGLLAATAIPRFLNVTDDAENASLEGVTGGLATAVAFVRSQWEVDGRNNTNVTLDGTTVSLDSRFGYPTGLTNTSATGMTSASCQEVFNNVLQSAPKNVRVTQDARTQRYVVQVISGGGGSATAINGTVVNNLDLCVFYQVSSLVLNQTNGVPSPTPDINTSGVKGITYNPGTGQVLSFTN, from the coding sequence ATGAAGCGGAATGTGCAGGGGTTTTCATTAATTGAACTGGTGATCGTGATTGTGATCTTGGGACTATTGGCTGCAACCGCCATTCCTAGATTTCTTAATGTCACCGATGATGCGGAAAATGCCAGTCTTGAAGGGGTCACTGGCGGTTTGGCTACTGCGGTAGCTTTTGTGCGATCACAATGGGAAGTGGATGGTCGCAACAACACTAATGTCACGCTGGACGGCACTACCGTGTCCCTAGACAGCCGCTTCGGTTATCCCACTGGCTTGACCAATACTTCGGCTACTGGCATGACCAGCGCCAGTTGCCAAGAAGTGTTTAACAATGTATTGCAAAGCGCACCTAAGAATGTGCGTGTGACTCAGGATGCCAGAACCCAGCGCTATGTGGTGCAGGTTATCAGTGGTGGCGGTGGCAGTGCTACCGCAATCAATGGCACAGTGGTCAATAATCTGGATCTGTGTGTGTTTTACCAAGTGTCTTCGCTAGTGCTTAATCAGACAAATGGTGTTCCAAGTCCTACACCGGATATAAACACCTCTGGTGTTAAAGGCATTACCTATAATCCGGGTACCGGTCAGGTATTGAGTTTTACCAATTAA